One genomic segment of Amycolatopsis sp. WQ 127309 includes these proteins:
- a CDS encoding MMPL family transporter, protein MDTITRTTGGRLARLAGWAQRHRWLAVALWALVLLAVTFTSRLTGSAFHDDNSLPGTESQQVVDLLKTTTQPGADAQIVFKSDSGLAARRAAVDNALINVRLQPHVRSVTGPFDSPATLSRDGRIGYATVAFDAASADLPYDDIVKVVDTAKAADGVQVALAGDPIKRVSEGGGPAEGVGLLAALVVLVFLFRSLLAAGLPVITAVFAVGSTLGAITILSHYVGIASYTAPLMMLVGFGVGVDYSLLIFSRYRAEILAGHDRDTAARRALDTAGRSVLFAGTTVIIALLGLLALGLGGLRGVALAVALTVLMTMLASVTLLPALLSLFGERLERGIHKHAVKRSKGAGPGAKPQVTPREHGNAWRRLADGVQRRPLAPLAIGLIVLLGLAIPAAGMRLGFADSGTDPAGSTTREAYDLMAEGFGPGFSGPLAVVTEDGDPVALQQRLASTPGIARALPPTGLTVLAFPTTSPQDEATAELVTRLRTEVLPSLPGHYLVGGSVAAATDFADAVADRLPLFVLVVVGLSALLLMVVFRSILIPLKAALLNLLSIGASLGVMTLVFGDGWFGAQSGPIEAFVPVMIFAIVFGLSMDYEVFLVSRMHEEWRRTGDARLAVREGLAATGGVITAAGAIMVLVFGAFLLDPSRMLAQFGLGLAVAVLLDALLIRCLLVPAIMRLLGARAWWLPRGLDRRLPHVALEP, encoded by the coding sequence ATGGACACCATCACCCGCACCACCGGCGGCCGGCTGGCGCGCCTGGCCGGCTGGGCGCAACGCCACCGGTGGCTCGCCGTCGCACTCTGGGCCCTGGTCCTCCTCGCCGTCACGTTCACCTCCCGGCTCACCGGGAGCGCCTTCCACGACGACAACTCGCTGCCGGGCACCGAGTCGCAGCAGGTCGTCGACCTCCTGAAGACGACCACGCAGCCCGGGGCGGACGCGCAGATCGTCTTCAAGTCCGACAGCGGGCTCGCCGCCAGGCGTGCAGCGGTTGACAACGCTCTGATAAATGTCCGATTGCAGCCGCACGTGCGGTCGGTGACCGGCCCGTTCGACAGCCCGGCGACGCTCTCGCGGGACGGCCGGATCGGCTACGCGACCGTCGCGTTCGACGCCGCGTCGGCCGACCTCCCCTACGACGACATCGTCAAGGTCGTCGACACCGCGAAGGCAGCCGACGGCGTCCAGGTGGCGCTCGCCGGTGACCCGATCAAGCGGGTCTCCGAAGGCGGCGGCCCGGCGGAGGGCGTCGGCCTGCTCGCCGCGCTGGTCGTGCTCGTGTTCCTGTTCCGCTCGCTGCTCGCCGCGGGGCTGCCGGTCATCACCGCGGTGTTCGCGGTCGGAAGCACGCTCGGCGCGATCACGATCCTCTCGCACTACGTCGGCATCGCGAGCTACACGGCGCCGCTGATGATGCTGGTCGGGTTCGGCGTGGGCGTCGACTACTCGCTGCTCATCTTCTCCCGCTACCGCGCTGAGATCCTCGCCGGCCACGACCGCGACACAGCGGCACGGCGCGCGCTCGACACCGCCGGGCGGTCGGTGCTGTTCGCCGGAACGACGGTGATCATCGCGTTGCTCGGCCTGCTCGCTCTCGGACTCGGCGGGCTGCGGGGCGTCGCGCTGGCCGTCGCGCTCACCGTCCTCATGACGATGCTCGCGTCGGTGACGCTGCTGCCCGCGCTGCTGTCGCTGTTCGGCGAGCGGCTCGAACGCGGCATCCACAAGCACGCCGTGAAACGCTCGAAGGGGGCCGGGCCTGGAGCGAAGCCCCAGGTGACACCGCGCGAGCACGGCAACGCCTGGCGGCGGCTCGCCGACGGCGTCCAGCGGCGGCCGCTGGCCCCGCTGGCGATCGGCCTGATCGTGCTCCTCGGGCTGGCCATCCCGGCCGCGGGCATGCGGCTCGGCTTCGCCGACTCGGGCACGGACCCCGCCGGATCGACGACGCGCGAGGCGTACGACCTGATGGCCGAAGGGTTCGGGCCGGGCTTCAGCGGACCGCTCGCCGTCGTCACCGAAGACGGCGACCCCGTCGCGCTGCAGCAGCGGCTCGCGTCGACCCCCGGGATCGCCCGCGCGCTGCCGCCGACGGGCCTGACCGTGCTCGCGTTCCCGACGACGTCTCCCCAGGACGAAGCGACCGCCGAACTGGTGACGCGCCTCCGGACCGAGGTCTTGCCGTCTCTGCCGGGCCACTACCTGGTCGGCGGTTCGGTCGCGGCCGCGACGGACTTCGCCGACGCCGTCGCCGACCGGCTGCCGCTGTTCGTGCTGGTCGTCGTCGGGCTCTCGGCGTTGCTGCTGATGGTCGTGTTCCGCTCGATCCTGATCCCGCTGAAGGCGGCGCTGCTGAACCTGCTGAGCATCGGCGCCTCGCTCGGCGTCATGACGCTGGTCTTCGGCGACGGCTGGTTCGGCGCGCAGTCCGGCCCGATCGAGGCGTTCGTGCCGGTGATGATCTTCGCAATCGTCTTCGGGCTGTCGATGGACTACGAGGTGTTCCTGGTGTCGCGGATGCACGAGGAGTGGCGGCGCACCGGCGACGCGCGCCTCGCGGTGCGCGAAGGGCTCGCCGCGACCGGCGGCGTGATCACCGCCGCCGGCGCGATCATGGTGCTGGTGTTCGGCGCGTTCCTGCTCGACCCGTCCCGGATGCTGGCGCAGTTCGGGCTCGGCCTGGCGGTGGCGGTGCTGCTGGACGCGCTGCTGATCCGCTGCCTGCTCGTCCCGGCGATCATGCGCTTGCTCGGCGCGCGGGCCTGGTGGCTGCCGCGCGGGCTGGACCGGCGGCTCCCGCACGTCGCGCTGGAACCGTGA
- a CDS encoding GH92 family glycosyl hydrolase, which produces MRRPVTVVLAAVLLASSLTTMSAASGLSPADFVDPLIGSAGDGNTYPGATAPFGMLAWSPTSTRGDQTSTGAANGYQYDTTRIRGLSLTHVNGAGCNPGAAGDVPILPFAGDVTSSPTADTTDAIYASNFSHADEAATPGRYKLGLANGVTTDVAATERTAIGALQYPAGKPANLLFRTSNSLNGSEDAETHLDPANRKVTGSVLTGAFCGRRANGGVNNRKSYYRLYFTAQFDQPFAGTGTWKDATLQPGGLDQTGGEGYATGSDRAGRGSGGYVTFAPGSKVTMRIAISYVSLDGAERNLRAEQPIKSTVDSVAAGTKRAWNTELNRVAVGGGTANQQVTFYTALYHGLQQPNLVSDVDGQYLGMDQKPHRVARGQDAQYSNFSGWDQYRAQVQLLALLEPRVAGNFAQSLYNYAQQNDGVWDRWVHVNGATHVMTGDPTAATLATFYAMGVRNFDYRGAFDSLYKQATVPRPEGLQDGGCPGQCVGQRPNLAQYLTSHYAPNDVCHCWGGAAETLEDAVADYAIGHFAELLGRTREAAELHARGAYWRNVFNPATGYMQARNVDGSWVTPFDPASDRGFAQGSAAAYTWMVPQDVSGLADAMGGKATAVTRLDGFFHDANGNWLLKGGGPLKYDPTNEPDIHAPWLYNELGRPWKTQETVRQLVNSVYTTGPAGLPGNDDLGTMSAWYVFAALGIYPRTPGSGELLLSSPLFPSAVIRPAAGAPIRITTSGSGKYVADVRRGGRPQRDWKLDASFLRTGGALDFSLSETPTTWGS; this is translated from the coding sequence ATGCGCCGTCCCGTCACGGTGGTCCTCGCCGCCGTCCTGCTCGCCTCCAGCCTGACAACGATGTCGGCCGCCTCCGGGCTGAGTCCCGCCGACTTCGTCGATCCCCTCATCGGCTCGGCCGGGGACGGGAACACCTACCCCGGCGCCACCGCGCCCTTCGGGATGCTCGCCTGGAGCCCCACCAGCACGCGCGGGGACCAGACCAGCACCGGGGCGGCCAACGGCTACCAGTACGACACCACCCGGATCCGCGGCCTCAGCCTCACCCACGTCAACGGCGCGGGCTGCAACCCGGGCGCCGCGGGGGACGTGCCGATCCTGCCGTTCGCCGGGGACGTCACCTCGTCGCCGACCGCCGACACCACCGACGCGATCTACGCGAGCAACTTCAGCCACGCCGACGAAGCCGCGACGCCGGGGCGCTACAAGCTCGGGCTCGCGAACGGCGTCACCACCGACGTCGCCGCCACCGAACGCACCGCGATCGGCGCCCTGCAGTACCCGGCGGGCAAACCCGCGAACCTGCTCTTCCGGACGTCGAACTCGCTCAACGGCAGCGAGGACGCCGAGACGCACCTCGACCCGGCGAACCGCAAGGTCACCGGCTCCGTGCTCACCGGCGCGTTCTGCGGCCGCCGCGCGAACGGCGGCGTCAACAACCGCAAGTCCTACTACCGCCTGTACTTCACCGCGCAGTTCGACCAGCCGTTCGCCGGCACCGGGACGTGGAAGGACGCGACGCTGCAGCCGGGCGGCCTCGACCAGACCGGCGGCGAGGGGTACGCGACCGGCAGCGACCGCGCCGGCCGGGGCTCCGGCGGGTACGTCACCTTCGCGCCCGGCAGCAAGGTCACCATGCGGATCGCGATCTCGTACGTCTCGCTCGACGGCGCGGAGCGCAACCTGCGGGCCGAGCAGCCCATCAAGTCCACTGTGGACAGCGTGGCGGCCGGAACGAAACGCGCGTGGAACACCGAGCTGAACCGCGTGGCCGTCGGCGGCGGCACGGCCAACCAGCAGGTCACCTTCTACACCGCGCTCTACCACGGCCTGCAGCAGCCGAACCTCGTGAGCGACGTCGACGGCCAGTACCTGGGGATGGACCAGAAGCCTCACCGCGTCGCCCGGGGGCAGGACGCGCAGTACTCCAACTTCTCCGGCTGGGACCAGTACCGCGCGCAGGTGCAGCTCCTGGCCCTGCTCGAACCCCGTGTCGCCGGGAACTTCGCGCAGTCGCTCTACAACTACGCGCAGCAGAACGACGGCGTCTGGGACCGCTGGGTGCACGTCAACGGTGCGACGCACGTGATGACCGGCGATCCGACGGCGGCGACGCTCGCGACGTTCTACGCGATGGGCGTCCGCAACTTCGACTACCGCGGCGCGTTCGATTCGCTGTACAAGCAGGCGACCGTGCCGCGGCCGGAAGGCCTGCAGGACGGTGGCTGCCCCGGCCAGTGCGTCGGCCAGCGCCCGAACCTCGCGCAGTACCTGACCTCGCACTACGCGCCCAACGACGTCTGCCACTGCTGGGGCGGTGCCGCGGAGACGCTCGAAGACGCGGTCGCGGACTACGCAATCGGACATTTCGCAGAGCTGCTCGGTCGCACTCGCGAAGCCGCGGAGCTGCACGCCCGGGGTGCGTACTGGCGGAACGTCTTCAACCCGGCCACCGGCTACATGCAGGCCCGCAACGTCGATGGCAGCTGGGTGACGCCGTTCGACCCGGCGAGCGACCGCGGTTTCGCCCAGGGCAGCGCGGCGGCCTACACGTGGATGGTCCCGCAGGACGTCTCCGGCCTCGCCGACGCGATGGGCGGCAAGGCGACCGCCGTCACCCGCCTCGACGGCTTCTTCCACGACGCGAACGGGAACTGGCTGCTCAAGGGCGGCGGCCCGCTCAAGTACGACCCGACGAACGAGCCCGACATCCACGCGCCCTGGTTGTACAACGAACTCGGCCGGCCGTGGAAGACGCAGGAGACCGTCCGGCAGCTGGTGAACTCGGTGTACACGACCGGGCCGGCGGGCCTGCCCGGCAACGACGACCTCGGCACGATGTCCGCCTGGTACGTCTTCGCCGCGCTCGGCATCTACCCGCGCACGCCCGGCTCGGGCGAGCTGCTGCTGTCGAGCCCGCTGTTCCCGAGCGCGGTGATCCGGCCGGCGGCCGGGGCCCCGATCCGGATCACGACGTCGGGCAGCGGCAAGTACGTCGCGGACGTCCGCCGCGGTGGCCGGCCGCAGCGGGACTGGAAGCTCGACGCGTCCTTCCTGCGTACGGGCGGTGCCCTGGACTTCAGCCTGTCCGAGACGCCGACGACGTGGGGGAGCTGA
- a CDS encoding DUF3558 domain-containing protein, whose translation MVDVQGYGAEKRTTPDLLAMKAGLHRALKVAFRESGVRWRKLRCEGTGDGFFLLAPASVPKSVFVERVPHVLAERIQRYNAGQREQARMRIRAALHAGEVVHDARGATSPAITKAFRLLDAAELKAALAGSEGELALITSDWFYAEVVRHSTEAETYRSCRVQVKETSEAAWFALPRASYPPRPARTPVWLWGSVAGAASALVVAGAVFSPARPAAAPGESIMGAPRTADPCAVTFPDALGGYGVVEQSDDFGNFNRCDALVYPSGDRADYVDVSVELATGTREPMPVQWDGGFGVQRPPAEPGHCTRILLLPDAGTQVVVGADGDPAAKHDFCGMAEAVAARARTALGRGQIPRRQLPAGSLASKDACALLDTAATTEALGAGPVERIPGFANWACDWSYPDRPGLVKVLFDRTAAEIRQPGTPVQLGRYSARVQARERGDTSCTVTIVYRTYVDAKHQQTNELVVDVDKSDARPEDLCAPARSLAAAVATRL comes from the coding sequence GTGGTCGACGTGCAAGGCTACGGCGCCGAGAAGCGGACGACGCCCGATCTCCTCGCCATGAAAGCGGGTCTGCACCGGGCTTTGAAGGTGGCGTTCCGCGAATCCGGCGTGCGCTGGCGCAAACTGCGGTGCGAGGGGACCGGCGACGGCTTCTTCCTCCTCGCGCCCGCGTCGGTGCCCAAGTCGGTTTTCGTGGAGCGCGTTCCGCACGTCCTGGCGGAGCGGATCCAGCGGTACAACGCCGGTCAGCGGGAGCAGGCGCGGATGCGGATCCGGGCGGCGCTGCACGCCGGCGAGGTCGTCCACGACGCCCGCGGGGCGACCTCGCCGGCGATCACCAAGGCGTTCCGCCTGCTCGACGCGGCCGAGCTGAAGGCGGCGCTGGCCGGATCCGAAGGCGAACTCGCGCTCATCACGTCCGATTGGTTCTACGCCGAAGTCGTCCGGCACAGCACGGAAGCCGAGACCTACCGGTCGTGCCGGGTGCAGGTGAAGGAGACCTCGGAGGCCGCCTGGTTCGCGCTGCCGCGGGCGTCGTACCCGCCGAGGCCGGCGCGGACTCCGGTGTGGTTGTGGGGCTCGGTGGCCGGCGCGGCCTCGGCGCTCGTCGTCGCCGGTGCGGTGTTCTCTCCCGCGCGTCCGGCGGCCGCGCCCGGTGAGTCGATCATGGGCGCGCCGCGCACCGCGGACCCCTGCGCGGTGACCTTTCCCGACGCTCTCGGCGGCTACGGCGTGGTCGAGCAATCGGACGACTTCGGGAACTTCAACCGCTGCGACGCTCTCGTGTACCCGTCCGGGGACCGCGCGGACTACGTCGACGTCAGCGTCGAACTCGCCACCGGGACGCGAGAACCCATGCCGGTCCAGTGGGACGGCGGGTTCGGTGTCCAGCGGCCGCCCGCCGAACCGGGACACTGCACCCGGATCCTGCTGCTGCCGGACGCCGGGACTCAGGTGGTTGTCGGCGCGGACGGTGACCCGGCGGCGAAGCACGACTTCTGCGGGATGGCCGAGGCGGTCGCCGCCCGCGCCCGGACGGCTTTGGGGCGCGGCCAGATCCCGCGGCGCCAGCTCCCCGCGGGCTCCTTGGCGAGCAAGGACGCCTGCGCGTTGCTGGACACCGCGGCGACGACCGAGGCACTCGGGGCCGGCCCGGTGGAGCGGATTCCCGGGTTCGCGAACTGGGCGTGCGACTGGAGCTACCCCGACCGGCCCGGGCTGGTGAAGGTCCTGTTCGACCGGACCGCCGCCGAGATCCGGCAACCGGGGACGCCGGTGCAGCTGGGCCGCTACTCCGCCCGGGTGCAGGCGCGGGAGCGCGGCGACACCAGCTGCACCGTGACCATCGTCTACCGCACCTACGTCGACGCCAAGCACCAGCAGACGAACGAGCTGGTGGTCGACGTCGACAAGAGCGACGCGCGACCGGAAGACCTGTGCGCCCCCGCCCGGAGCTTGGCCGCCGCGGTGGCGACGCGGCTCTGA
- a CDS encoding response regulator transcription factor, producing the protein MIRVLLVDDQRLVRAGFRSILDGENDIDVVAEAADGREALQAAHDHRPDVVLMDIRMPVLDGLAATRHLLADPGMTGTKVVILTTFDLDEDVYGALRAGASGFLVKDTEPAELIHAVRVVARGDALLAPSVTRRLISEFAARVTRPTPSPALDRLTDREREVLSLVAAGMSNDDIARELTLSPATAKTHVSRIMTKTGAHDRAQLVVLAYESGAVTPRWLTP; encoded by the coding sequence ATGATCCGGGTCCTGCTCGTCGACGACCAGCGGCTCGTCCGCGCCGGCTTCCGGTCCATTTTGGACGGCGAGAACGACATCGACGTCGTCGCCGAAGCCGCCGACGGACGCGAAGCTCTGCAGGCCGCGCACGACCACCGCCCGGACGTCGTCCTGATGGACATCCGGATGCCGGTACTAGACGGCCTGGCCGCCACCCGGCACCTGCTGGCCGACCCGGGGATGACCGGCACCAAGGTCGTCATCCTCACCACTTTCGACCTCGACGAAGACGTCTACGGCGCCCTTCGCGCGGGAGCGAGCGGGTTCCTGGTCAAGGACACCGAGCCCGCCGAACTGATCCACGCGGTGCGCGTGGTCGCCCGCGGGGACGCGCTGCTGGCGCCGTCCGTCACGCGGCGGCTGATCTCCGAGTTCGCCGCGCGCGTCACCCGGCCGACGCCGTCACCGGCGCTCGACCGGCTCACCGACCGCGAACGCGAAGTGCTCTCCCTGGTCGCCGCGGGCATGTCGAACGACGACATCGCGCGCGAACTCACCCTCAGCCCGGCGACGGCGAAAACGCACGTCAGCCGCATCATGACCAAGACCGGCGCGCACGACCGCGCCCAGCTCGTCGTCCTCGCCTACGAGTCCGGCGCGGTGACGCCGCGCTGGCTCACCCCCTGA
- a CDS encoding sensor histidine kinase codes for MSWLRRYVTELAVTVAVLAGSLFAVLSDTAEPGNHVVLGWVLTIAGCAALFLRRRYPLGVAGFALVCCALYYPLTDPDGLVLLAFAYTLYTAAAAGRIRGAALLVVAAMAGVVVGEISSRSGRHVDNFAFFLMTGWFVALVAGGAVAHFRAAAERTKAAEARTDERLRIARELHDALGHHLALINVQAGAALHRRDPEQAEEALAAIKDASKTALQELRATLGMLRQSNGPALSRVAELAESAGASGLTVRTEIDGVARDLPPDVEHAAFRVVQEALTNVAKHAAAKTVVVRLGYGETELSVQVDDDGRGGTAPAGNGIRGMTERARALGGDVTAAPREGGGYRVRARLPVR; via the coding sequence ATGTCCTGGTTACGGCGGTACGTCACCGAACTCGCGGTCACCGTCGCCGTGCTCGCGGGCTCGCTGTTCGCCGTCCTGAGCGACACCGCGGAGCCCGGGAACCACGTCGTGCTCGGCTGGGTGCTGACCATCGCCGGCTGCGCCGCGCTGTTCCTGCGCCGCCGGTACCCGCTGGGCGTCGCCGGGTTCGCGCTGGTCTGCTGCGCGCTCTACTACCCGCTCACCGATCCGGACGGGCTGGTGCTGCTGGCCTTCGCCTACACGCTCTACACGGCCGCCGCGGCCGGGCGGATCCGCGGCGCCGCGCTGCTGGTCGTCGCGGCGATGGCCGGCGTCGTGGTCGGCGAGATCAGCTCACGGTCCGGGCGGCACGTCGACAACTTCGCGTTCTTCCTGATGACGGGCTGGTTCGTCGCACTGGTCGCGGGCGGCGCGGTCGCGCACTTCCGCGCCGCGGCCGAGCGCACCAAAGCGGCCGAAGCGCGGACCGACGAGCGCCTCCGGATCGCGCGCGAGCTGCACGACGCGCTGGGTCACCACCTCGCGCTGATCAACGTCCAGGCCGGGGCCGCGCTGCACCGCCGTGATCCGGAGCAGGCCGAAGAAGCGCTCGCGGCGATCAAGGACGCGAGCAAGACGGCGTTGCAGGAGCTGCGCGCGACCCTCGGCATGCTGCGCCAGAGCAACGGGCCCGCGCTTTCCCGCGTCGCGGAGCTGGCCGAATCGGCCGGCGCGTCCGGGCTGACCGTGCGCACCGAGATCGACGGCGTCGCCCGGGACCTGCCGCCGGACGTCGAGCACGCCGCGTTCCGCGTCGTCCAGGAAGCTCTGACGAACGTCGCGAAGCACGCCGCCGCGAAGACCGTCGTCGTCCGGCTGGGCTACGGCGAAACCGAGCTGTCCGTGCAGGTCGACGACGACGGGCGCGGCGGCACCGCCCCGGCGGGCAACGGCATCCGCGGCATGACCGAGCGCGCGCGGGCACTCGGCGGCGACGTGACCGCCGCGCCCCGTGAAGGTGGCGGCTACCGCGTGCGCGCCCGGCTTCCGGTGCGATGA